Proteins from a single region of Cydia amplana chromosome 17, ilCydAmpl1.1, whole genome shotgun sequence:
- the LOC134655949 gene encoding RRP15-like protein, whose protein sequence is MVVAPEMSKAILKVSVSDDETSSDDQTSEGSENVEGMEIEELGEESGNSASGEDNSDDEDTVMANKGWGDSISKILSSTKPKNKKTLVLSRAKKYSATEKVEKEEKPAFEVIGETKEEKPVLKKEDPDTSEPAPKKKKNEKPSIRVKPNILEKDRERLLNKIATKGVVQLFNAVRNQQKTLEKEMDRSDLSEAKKEKLLKKFDKRAFLDTLMGQTKSVVVDQETKAPKNEVKSEEEKPRWNALRDDFMMGAKMKDWDKESVDE, encoded by the exons ATGGTGGTAGCTCCAGAAATGTCTAAGGCAATACTAAAAGTTTCAG TGTCCGACGATGAAACGTCAAGTGATGATCAAACATCAGAAGGATCAGAGAATGTAGAGGGGATGGAAATTGAAGAATTGGGCGAAGAAAGTGGGAATTCTGCTTCAGGGGAAGACAACAGTGACGATGAAGATACTGTAATGGCCAACAAAGGCTGGGGCGATTCCATATCAAAGATTCTCAGCTCCACTAAAcccaaaaataagaaaactttgGTATTATCAAGGGCTAAGAAGTACTCTGCAACTGAAAAGGTTGAAAAGGAGGAAAAACCGGCATTTGAAGTGATTGGGGAAACTAAAGAAGAAAAGCCAGTGCTAAAGAAAGAGGATCCAGACACTTCAGAACCAGCACCTAAAAAGAAA AAAAATGAAAAGCCCTCAATAAGAGTGAAACCCAACATATTAGAAAAGGATAGAGAGAGGTTATTAAACAAGATTGCAACAAAAGGTGTTGTGCAACTGTTTAATGCAGTCAGAAACCAGCAGAAGACATTAGAGAAGGAAATGGACAGGAGTGATTTATCGGAAGCTAAGAAGGAGAAACTTTTAAAGAAATTTGACAAAAGAGCATTCTTAGATACTCTCATGGGACAGACTAAATCGGTAGTTGTTGATCAGGAGACTAAAGCTCCAAAGAATGAAGTGAAGTCTGAGGAAGAGAAACCTAGATGGAATGCATTAAG AGATGACTTCATGATGGGAGCCAAGATGAAAGACTGGGACAAAGAGTCAGTAGATGAATGa